A genomic window from Candidatus Saccharibacteria bacterium includes:
- the recR gene encoding recombination protein RecR — protein sequence MNSSALPRALSNLIDAFGALPGVGARTAERYAYAVLKGDHSKAAQLSSSLAKIHNSIKLCPKTFALIDADQELSSLYTDPERDRTVVAVVEEPFDVVALENTHQFKGTYHVLGGAISPIDGVGPEQLHIPELIHRLREDKTREVILATNASVEGESTALYIQKQLEEADLGDIKITRLARGLPIGVDLEYADQITLTHALNGRREL from the coding sequence ATGAATAGTTCCGCTCTACCACGTGCGTTATCGAACCTCATAGACGCCTTTGGGGCTTTGCCTGGTGTGGGCGCACGCACTGCTGAACGCTATGCCTATGCTGTTTTAAAAGGTGATCATAGCAAAGCCGCTCAGCTATCGTCGTCTCTAGCTAAAATTCATAATTCGATAAAGTTGTGTCCGAAGACTTTTGCACTCATTGACGCCGACCAAGAGTTATCATCGCTCTATACCGATCCAGAACGCGACCGCACGGTCGTTGCCGTAGTCGAGGAGCCATTTGACGTTGTCGCGCTCGAAAACACCCATCAGTTCAAAGGTACTTATCACGTGCTAGGCGGTGCCATTTCGCCAATTGATGGCGTCGGGCCCGAGCAGCTACATATCCCAGAACTCATCCACCGCCTGCGTGAAGACAAGACTCGCGAAGTCATCCTCGCCACCAACGCCAGCGTCGAGGGTGAATCAACCGCACTCTATATCCAGAAACAGCTCGAGGAAGCCGACCTAGGTGATATTAAAATCACCCGACTAGCTCGCGGTCTACCGATCGGCGTCGATCTCGAATACGCCGATCAAATTACGCTGACACACGCCCTCAACGGCCGCCGCGAATTATAA
- a CDS encoding YbaB/EbfC family nucleoid-associated protein produces MAGMKDQMALVMKLKKAQKELSKEVVEVEAGDGAVVVQINGELKIVSVKLDPELIDLDNVAELEGWIKAAMRDGLKEAQEVAAEKMKPLMGGLSGLGM; encoded by the coding sequence ATGGCCGGAATGAAAGATCAAATGGCATTAGTGATGAAATTGAAAAAGGCTCAAAAAGAGCTATCCAAAGAAGTTGTTGAGGTCGAGGCCGGTGATGGCGCCGTCGTCGTCCAGATCAATGGCGAACTAAAAATCGTTAGCGTCAAGCTCGATCCTGAATTGATTGACCTCGATAATGTCGCCGAGCTAGAAGGCTGGATCAAGGCCGCCATGCGCGACGGACTAAAGGAAGCCCAAGAAGTCGCTGCTGAAAAAATGAAACCGCTCATGGGTGGTCTCAGCGGCCTCGGGATGTAA
- a CDS encoding glycosyltransferase family 39 protein: protein MKKDSLRRSIFYRHRVLWGFGFFIIITALLAGYNFWSLPGGLTEAEMTAASISGHWSPLAVSASSDWLVNLPWNLLQSTSIHIFGLSTFSVRLPAVILMCLVAAGMFFLIKKWSRFSLAMIGGLLMSASVLFISLARGGTPAAMVLFLIVCALAAATTIVVDKRSKLVALAAKIAVGICLALLIYFPGGLYVTIALLLTGLLHPKVRLLLVRIKVWKMLLATLLAFCLMLPLIWTVALHWSNGGSETLYQLLLFDGQWSIAHLTAVLDALFGSSAELVQGIMVPVITIVGLLLVVIGITRALVDAFSARSYLVLSTLAMTLVISLRQPGLIYLLLLPITLLTALGMEVLISKWYSLFPRNPYARGTAVVMLSVLVMAVACTSLMQYLSNQNYSSTVAYGYNMEFRMVRQEIRSRSNEKVKLVVSSDQLAFYQVMQRNYPNLSVVDTLDKLDATTMILASSGQVVKKTLPSKIITSWHSNDPVLVRIYSK from the coding sequence ATGAAGAAAGATTCTTTGCGTCGATCGATTTTCTATCGACATCGGGTTTTATGGGGATTTGGCTTTTTTATTATTATCACCGCATTGCTCGCGGGATATAATTTTTGGTCGCTGCCCGGTGGACTAACCGAGGCGGAAATGACAGCGGCATCGATCAGTGGACATTGGTCGCCGCTAGCCGTATCGGCTAGCTCTGATTGGCTCGTCAATTTGCCATGGAACCTTTTGCAGAGCACCAGCATCCACATATTCGGATTATCGACCTTTTCTGTGAGATTACCAGCTGTCATATTGATGTGCTTGGTCGCCGCTGGGATGTTTTTCCTGATCAAGAAGTGGTCGAGATTCAGCCTGGCTATGATTGGTGGCCTATTGATGTCCGCCTCGGTGCTATTTATCAGCCTGGCCAGGGGTGGGACGCCAGCTGCTATGGTATTGTTCCTGATCGTCTGCGCGTTAGCTGCTGCGACGACTATCGTAGTCGATAAACGATCAAAGCTAGTGGCTCTGGCGGCAAAGATCGCCGTTGGGATCTGTCTGGCGCTGCTCATTTATTTCCCGGGCGGCCTATATGTGACTATCGCCTTGCTATTGACTGGGCTGTTACATCCAAAGGTGCGGTTATTATTGGTGCGTATCAAAGTCTGGAAGATGCTTTTGGCGACATTACTGGCCTTTTGCCTAATGTTGCCGTTGATCTGGACAGTGGCGTTGCATTGGTCAAATGGCGGCTCAGAGACACTGTATCAATTGCTATTATTTGACGGTCAATGGTCAATCGCTCATCTCACGGCGGTTCTGGACGCGTTGTTTGGATCATCGGCGGAGCTGGTGCAAGGTATCATGGTGCCGGTTATCACGATTGTCGGGTTGTTATTGGTGGTGATCGGTATCACGAGGGCTTTAGTTGATGCGTTTTCTGCCAGGTCTTATCTAGTGCTATCAACGTTAGCTATGACGTTGGTTATTAGCCTACGCCAGCCCGGGCTGATTTATCTGCTATTGTTGCCGATCACATTATTAACGGCTCTCGGTATGGAGGTGTTAATAAGCAAATGGTACTCGCTATTCCCGCGAAATCCTTATGCGCGCGGTACAGCGGTCGTCATGTTATCCGTCCTAGTGATGGCGGTGGCCTGCACGTCTCTCATGCAGTATCTGAGTAACCAGAATTATAGCTCGACCGTCGCCTATGGGTACAACATGGAGTTTAGAATGGTGAGACAGGAAATCCGTAGCCGTTCAAATGAAAAAGTGAAACTAGTAGTGAGCAGCGATCAGCTGGCGTTTTATCAAGTTATGCAGAGAAACTACCCTAACCTATCGGTTGTTGATACACTCGATAAACTCGACGCAACCACTATGATTCTTGCGTCATCTGGACAGGTCGTTAAAAAGACATTGCCGAGCAAAATTATCACAAGCTGGCATAGTAACGATCCAGTGCTCGTGCGCATTTATTCTAAATAA